A genomic window from Salvelinus namaycush isolate Seneca chromosome 5, SaNama_1.0, whole genome shotgun sequence includes:
- the LOC120047799 gene encoding secretagogin-like — protein MDCAFEHMDAVGFLEIWQHFDADDNGYIEGKELDHFFRHMMTKLGPEDKVTEERVQRLKQRFMSAYDVTADGRLQIQELAMMILPQDENFLLVFRREAPLDNSVDFMKIWRKYDADSSGFISAVELKGFLKDLFQQHGKAVSSSKLDEYTDAMMNIFDKNKDGRLDLNDLARILALEENFMLQFKMDASSQEDRKRDFDKIFNHYDVSNTGALEGPEVDGFVKDMMELVRPSITGPELDKLRAVLLGHCDVNKDGKIQRNELALCLGMKPKKA, from the exons ATGGACTGCGCTTTTGAGCACATGGATGCTGTTGGTTTTCTGGAGATTTGGCAACACTTTGATGCAGACG ATAATGGTTACATTGAGGGGAAGGAGTTGGATCACTTCTTCCGTCACATGATGACGAAATTAGGTCCGGAG GATAAAGTAACAGAGGAGAGGGTCCAGAGGCTGAAGCAGAGGTTCATGTCAGCCTATGATGTCACCGCAGACGGACGCCTGCAGATCCAGGAG TTGGCCATGATGATCCTGCCACAGGATGAGAACTTCCTCCTGGTGTTCCGCAGGGAAGCCCCTCTGGACAACAGTGTAGACTTTATGAAG ATCTGGAGAAAGTATGATGCTGACAGCAGTGGATTCATATCAGCTGTGGAGCTGAAG GGTTTCCTGAAGGACTTGTTCCAGCAGCACGGGAAGGCTGTGTCCTCCAGCAAACTGGACGAGTACACAGACGCAATG ATGAACATTTTTGACAAAAATAAGGATGGTCGCTTGGATCTGAACGATTTGGCCAG GATCCTGGCTCTAGAAGAGAATTTCATGCTACAGTTCAAAATGGAT GCCTCCAGTCaagaagacagaaagagagacttTGACAAAATATTCAACCACTATGATGTT AGTAACACCGGAGCTTTGGAAGGACCAGAGGTGGATGGCTTTGTAAAAGACATGATGGAACTGGTCAGG CCCAGCATCACTGGTCCAGAGCTGGACAAACTGAGGGCTGTGCTGCTGGGACACTGTGACGTCAACAAAGATGGAAAGATCCAGAGGAATGAGCTGGCGCTGTGCCTGGGAATGAAGCCCAAAAAGGCCTAG